The window CGGATCCGGGAGCTGCTGACCCGCTCACCGTTGACAGTCACTGTGCGAGTGTTCTCAACCGTGAACCCCCGTTCGTCGCCCACTTCCCGGAGCAACGCAAAGTCACCGGCGCGGTCGCAGCCGAAGCGGAAATCATCCCCCACCACCAGGTGTCGAACACCGAGGCCGTCGATCAGCACGTCCTCAATAAAGCCCATGCCGGAGTAACTGCGGAACCGCTCGTTAAAACGCAGGCAGAGGACAATATCAATGCCGGATGCCAGTAGCGACTCGAATTTCTGCCGGAATGCCATCAGCCGTGGTGGTGCTTCCCGGCCCTGGAAAAACTCTCGGGGCTGGGGCTCGAATACCATCACAATGGAGGGCACTCTCAGCTCCAGGGCTTTCTCATGCACCTGGTCGATAATGGTCTGATGCCCCAGGTGAACACCGTCGAAGTTCCCGATGGTGGCGACACACCCGTTGGCCAGCGGCCCATCGGCCTGCTGCGCAAAGTGTTTCAGGTTGGTCAGGCCCCGGATCAGACGCATGTAAAACGAACCCTTGTTTGCCAGCGGTGTATGGTTTCACTGGTGAGAAAACGCGCGATTATAACCTACCTGTGGCGGAAATGTCTTACCCGAACCCCGGCCAGTGCCAACACGATAAAATACACGGCAACGCCGGAGACTACGAGAATACCCATATCCGTGGCACGCTGAAGGCCTCCCGCCTCCAGCCAGCGATCAACCGGTGGCTGCAGCCACAGGATCGCTGCGGCCAGGGCTGCGTTGGCAAGCCCGATCTGAATCAGGAACCGGGGCCAGCCTGGCTGCCACTTCCAGGCACCTTCCTTAATTAAACCCCGCCACAACAGGCCGGTATTCAGCCAAGCAGACAGAGAGGTGGCCAGCGCCAGCCCTGCATGCGCCAACGGGAAAATCAGCGCCAGGTTGAACACCATATTGGCCACCATCGCAATGATACCGATCTTGACCGGGGTCTTGGTGTCTTCGCGGGCAAAATACCCGGGTGCCAGCACCTTGATCAGCATGAAAGCGAGCAGGCCTGCGGAATAGGCTCGCAGGCTTTGGGCCGCCATGGCGACATCCCGGTCGGTGACTTCCCCATAGTGGAACAGAGTTGCGATCAATGGTTCCGCCAGCAGGGCCAGGGCCAGTGCGGCCGGCAGACCAATCAACAAAACAGCCCTCACAGCCCAGTCCAGTGTCGCCGCGAACTGGTCCGCCGACAAGGCCGCGTGCTTGCGGGACAGACTCGGAAGGATCACGGTGGCGATGGCTATACCGAATACACCCAAGGGCAGCTCAGCCAGCCTGTCTGAGTAATAGAGCCAGGAAACGCTGCCAGTCTGCAGAAACGAAGCCAGTACGGTATCCAGCAGCAGATTGATCTGGCTCACGGACACACCGAACAGCGCTGGCACCATCAACTTCAGAATCCGGCTGACGCCTTCGTGCTTGTAGTCCACTTTGGGCCGCGGCATCAGCCCTAACTGCATCAGGAAGGGAATCTGGAAGAACAACTGCAACGCCCCGGCAATGAACACGCCCCAGGCCAGGGCAATGATGGGGGTTTCCATCAACGGCGACAGGAAGATGGCAGCCCCGATCATCGCCAGGTTCAGCAATACCGGCGTAAACGCGGGTATGGCAAAGCGGTCGTAGCTGTTGAGGATGCCGCCAGCAAAAGCCGTCAACGAAATCAACAACAGGTACGGGAAGGTAATGCGCAACATGTCGCTGGCCAGGTCGAACTTGACCTCATCATCCAGGAAGCCCGGGGCGAAAATGGCCGTCAGCAGCGGCGAGCCCAGCATGGCAACAACGGTCACGCCCAGCAGCACCAAACCCAGAGAACCTGCGACAGCATTCACCAGTCGCCGGACTTCGGTCACCGATTCCTGCTGCCGATAGGAGGAAAGCACCGGCACAAAGGCCTGGGAAAAGGCGCCTTCGGCGAACAGGCGGCGCAGGAAATTAGGGATTTTGAAGGCTACAAAGAAAGCATCGGCGCTGGCGCCAGCTCCGAAATAGCGGGCAATCACCATGTCCCGAACCAGGCCGAGGACTCGTGAAATCATGGTCATTATGCCGACCACGCCGGATGACCTCAGCAGTCCCGGCGGCTTGGGCAGTGCCTTCTGTTCTTCTGTCTGCTCAGGTTCGGACGACATTCGTGGCCTGGACAATGGTTTGATAGAGTCTGGAGCTTTCCGGCGCGTAATGACCCTGATTTCGGTATTTACTTAAGGTCGTCAGAGGCTCTCCGGTAACGAGCGGCGAGTTTACCACAGGCCTTGTGGATACCGGGATGAAATCCCGTTGAGTCTTGACATTTTGGGGAGTTGGCGGCATAGTTCCGCGTCATTTATTTCGACGCGCTGGTTTTGGCGCGCCCGCGATTTTTACGAATCGTTTCACACGAATTTCGGATTTCACAGATCTCAGGAGTTATACGGTGGCAAATTCCCCGCAAGCCAAGAAGCGCGCACGTCAGAACGAGAAGAACCGCAAGCACAATGCCAGCCTGCGTTCCATGGCGCGTACTTATATCAAGAAAGTCCAGGCCAACATTGAAGCTAACAAGCCTGAGGAAGCACAAGCGGCTTTCCTGCAGGCTCAGCCGATTATGGACAGCATGGTTA of the Marinobacter panjinensis genome contains:
- the ribF gene encoding bifunctional riboflavin kinase/FAD synthetase — encoded protein: MRLIRGLTNLKHFAQQADGPLANGCVATIGNFDGVHLGHQTIIDQVHEKALELRVPSIVMVFEPQPREFFQGREAPPRLMAFRQKFESLLASGIDIVLCLRFNERFRSYSGMGFIEDVLIDGLGVRHLVVGDDFRFGCDRAGDFALLREVGDERGFTVENTRTVTVNGERVSSSRIRNVLAENRIEEAEALLGHPYRIRGRVVYGRQLGRQIGAPTANLLLPHMPALEGVYVVSATLKGGRVLDGVANIGLRPTVDGKQPSLEVHLFDFAGTLYGQRLDVVFRHALRDEVKFDSVDALKQQIARDLDHARAWIADHGSSATGH
- the murJ gene encoding murein biosynthesis integral membrane protein MurJ; this translates as MSSEPEQTEEQKALPKPPGLLRSSGVVGIMTMISRVLGLVRDMVIARYFGAGASADAFFVAFKIPNFLRRLFAEGAFSQAFVPVLSSYRQQESVTEVRRLVNAVAGSLGLVLLGVTVVAMLGSPLLTAIFAPGFLDDEVKFDLASDMLRITFPYLLLISLTAFAGGILNSYDRFAIPAFTPVLLNLAMIGAAIFLSPLMETPIIALAWGVFIAGALQLFFQIPFLMQLGLMPRPKVDYKHEGVSRILKLMVPALFGVSVSQINLLLDTVLASFLQTGSVSWLYYSDRLAELPLGVFGIAIATVILPSLSRKHAALSADQFAATLDWAVRAVLLIGLPAALALALLAEPLIATLFHYGEVTDRDVAMAAQSLRAYSAGLLAFMLIKVLAPGYFAREDTKTPVKIGIIAMVANMVFNLALIFPLAHAGLALATSLSAWLNTGLLWRGLIKEGAWKWQPGWPRFLIQIGLANAALAAAILWLQPPVDRWLEAGGLQRATDMGILVVSGVAVYFIVLALAGVRVRHFRHR
- the rpsT gene encoding 30S ribosomal protein S20, producing the protein MANSPQAKKRARQNEKNRKHNASLRSMARTYIKKVQANIEANKPEEAQAAFLQAQPIMDSMVNKGVFAKNKIARQKSRLSARIKALKSA